The region CGGGCCGATGACATATTCCTCGCCCGGCCCTTCCTGGCTCGCCACGAAAGACGCAGGCGGAAGCTCGCTGCCGCCGGTCGTCGCGCAGCCCGCGAGCGAAAGCGCGGCCATTGCGGTGCCCGCAAGAAGGGTGGTGAAACGTGTACTCGGCATCGATGCGCATCCTTGCCTTTTGAGCGGGCTGATATGCGCAAGGCAGGAGCGACCTGGCCTTCCGCACCCGCGGACAGGCGGTCTTCCTCGCCAAAAAGGGTGAACATCCGGTTAGCCAATTTGCGTTTCCGGGTGTTTATCAAGGCGCAGTCCCAGTTCGGGACGGTGCTGCAGGGAAGGTTAAACCAGCATTTCCTCGGCCGGACCCTGCCCCAGGAATGCGGACGGGGACGCGCTCGCGCCATAGGCTCCGGCGCAGAAGACGGCGACGAAATCGCCGACATCGGCCCTCGGCAAGTGCGCGCCGTCGGCCAGGCGGTCGAGCGGGGTGCACAGGCAGCCGACCACATAGACCTCTTCCTCCGGTTGCGCATCGAAGCGGTTCGCGATGGCAACCGGGTAATTGCGCCGCACGACCGTCCCGAAGTTGCCCGAGGCGGCCAGCTGGTGATGAAGGCCGCCGTCGGTCACGAGATAGGTCGTGCCGTGGCTTTCCTTCCGGTCGACGATGCGAGTGAGGTAAACCCCTGCCTCGCCAACGAGATAGCGCCCGAGTTCGAGGCACAATTCGGTCTCCGCGAGGCTATCCGGCAGCGAGGCGACCTTCTGCGTCATTGCCGCGCCAACTGCGGCAAGGTCGAGCGGTTCGTCGCCGTGGAAATAAGGGATGCCGAACCCGCCGCCCATGTTGAGCTTGGGTAAAGGCGCGCCGATTTCGCCTGCCAGGCGGTCGGCAAGCGCGAGGACGTTGCCCTGCGTCTCGATGATCGCATCGGCCGAAAGCGCCTGGCTGCCGGTGAAAATGTGCAGCCCGCGCCATTCGGCACCGCTTTCGATCACCTTCCTCGCAATTGCAGGAACCTGTTCTTCGTCGATGCCGAAGGGCTTGGCACCCCCGCCCATTTTCATGCCGGAGCCGCGTAGCTCGAAACTCGGGTTCACCCGCAGCGCTATTCGCGGCGTCATGCCGAGCCATTCGGCAAGGCCCAGTGCGCGGTCGACCTCGCCAGCGGATTCCGAATTCAGCGTCACGCCCGCACGGATCGCGGCCATCAATTCCTCGTCGCGCTTGCCGGGACCGGCAAAGCTGACTTTCGCCATGTCGAGTCCCACCGACTGCGCCAGTTCGAGCTCTCCGCCCGAAGCGATATCGAAGCCATCGACCAACTTCGCCATGTGCTCGACGACCGGGGCGAAGGGGTTCGCCTTGATCGCGTAATTGATCCCGATCCGTTCGGGCAAAGCCGCTCGCAATTCGGCGATGCGCGCATCGAGCCTGTCGCGCGAATAGACGAACAGCGGCGTGCGCCCCGCCTCTTCGACGAGGCTGCTGGCCGAGCGACCGCCGATCGAGAGTTCACCGTCGAGCGTCTCGAAACCGGCGGGAATGGGTCCGAGCGGCTTCATGCGGCAAGCTCCCGCTTGAGCGCGGTCCGGTCGATCTTGCCGTTGGGATTGAGCGGCATGGCTTCACGCCAGTGGATCACCTGCGGCTGCATGAAATTCGGCAGTTCACGTGCGAGATATTTGGGCAATTCGCTCTCCGCATCCTCGGCGCCGCGCTCGGCACGTGCGATCAGGTGGACGGCATGGCCGAGCCGCTCGTCGGGTACGCCCAGCGCGACCGCTTCTGCGACCAGACCGCTTGCAAGTGCGGCCTCTTCGACCTCCTGCGGGCTGATGCGGTTGCCTGCGCTCTTGATCATCGCGTCGCGGCGACCGACGAAATAGAGCAGGCCGTTCGCTTCCCGCTTCACGCGGTCGCCCGACCATACTGCCATCCCGCCGAATTTCGAGACTTGCGGAGCCGGCTTGAAGCGCTCTGCAGTTCGCTCGGCATCCTGCCAGTATCCTTGCGCCACCAGCGGCCCGCAATGGACCAGTTCGCCCTCCTCGCCCGGGTCGGCAATGTTGCCGCCATCGTCGATCACGAGGATTTCGGCGAAGGGGATGGCAGTACCCATCGAAGTCGGATGCTCGTCGACCAGCGACGGGTCGAGATAGGTCGAACGGAATGCCTCGGTCAGCCCGTACATCGGGAACAACCGCGCATCGGGGAAGATCGAACGCAGGTCGCGCACGAGATCGATGGTCAGCGCGCCGCCGCTGTTCGTCATGCGCCGCATCGGGGCGACCGCGTCCTCGCTCCATTCGATCTCGGTAAGCTGCACCCACAGGGGCGGAACAGCCGCGAGCGTGGTGACGCCGTGCTTCGCGCAGGCCTTCACGACGTCGCGAGCGAAGAGATAGTCGAACGGGACGACAGAGCCGCCCGCGAACCAAGTGCTCAGCAGCTGGTTCTGTCCGTAATCGAACGAGAGCGGCAGCACGCCGAGCGTCACGTCGTCCGCCGCCATGCCGAGGTAATCCGCAACGCTGACAGCGCCGAGCCACAGGTTTGCATGGCTCAGCATCACGCCCTTGGGACGGCCGGTCGAACCACTGGTGTAGAGGATCGCGCAAAGCTCTTCCGGATCGTTGTCGGACGGTCCGAGCCCGCTTTCGAGGACAATCGCCTGCGACAGCGCCTCCGTCTCCTCGATCACTGCGCAGCCGTGTGGCACATCGCCTTCCTGCAGCGAGGCGATACGGCCCTTGTTGCCGATCAGCATGCTCGCCCCGCAATCGTGCAGGATGTGCTTCGCCTGCGCGTGCTTGAGCAGCGGGTTGATCGGAACATGGACCAGCCCCGCGCGAGCGGCGGCCAGCGGCATCAGGCAGGTCAATTCGCCTTTCGAGGACCAGCTGGCGACGCGCGAGCCCTTTTCCGGCACGTGATCGATTAACCATTGGCTAAGGCGGGAAACACGGGTCCTTAATGCCTCGTAGCTAAGCGTCTCGCCCTTGAGCACGAGCGCGGGATCGCCAGCCTTGCCGCATTCGGCAAGATGGTCGAGAGGCTTGGCTTGAGGGAGGGACGGAAGGGACATTGCTCTCCGGCAAGGTAACGAGGAACGTGACGAGGGTCAGCTATCACGACACGGTTAATGTCTTGCAAGCGATGAATTTCGCTGGCGAGGGACCGTTTGCGCGGCCCGAGTGGTTCGCGCTGCTGGCAGAGCGCAAGGAGGATGTGCTGCTTGCCGTTGCCGAGGACGGGGACAAACGCGTCGCCCTGCCCCTGATGCGCAAGGGCCGGATGTTTGAGCCGCTGCGGAACTGGTACAGCTTCAGCTGGCGCCCTCTCGGGCAGGATGCCGCCGTTCTGGAAACACTCGCCCGCGACCTGAAGTCGCAAGCTTCGCACATCGTCCTATCGCCCCTCCCCGACGAGGACCGCAGCGCATGCGACCTGCAATGCGCTTTCAATGGCGCGGGATGGTTCACCGTTCTGGAAAGATGCGACACGAACCATGTGCTTCGCGTGGCCGGTCGCAGCTTCGCCGAATATTGGGCGGGTCGCCCCGGCAAGATGCGCACGACCCTGAAGCGCAAGGCCAGGAAGGTCGACGTGCGCATACTCGAATGTTTCGACGAGCAGGCATGGGCCGACTACCAGGCGATCTACGCGGACAGCTGGAAGCCGACCGAGGGCGATCCCGACTTGCTCGAAGCGTTCGCGCGCCAGGAAGGCGCAGCGGGCCGCATTCGCCTCGGTATCGCAGTTGCCGATGGACAGCCCGTCGCGGCGCAGTTCTGGACGGTGGAGGACGGCACGGCCTACATCCACAAGCTCGCTCACATCGAGGCGGCCAAGCCGCTGTCTGCCGGAACGACCCTGTCGGCCGCGCTGTTCGAGCATGTGATCGATCGCGACCATGTCGAGCTGGTCGACTTCGGAACCGGCGACGATCCCTACAAGCGCGACTGGATGGACGGCGAACGCCCCCGCTACCGCCTCGAATGCCTCGACCCGTCAAATCCTCGTCTTTGGCCGCGGATACTAAGGCTTGCCCTGCGCAAACTTGCGAAGCGCACAGGGCGGAGCTAAGGGCGACGCCTCGAAAACAGGGGATTACGGCAATGGCCGGCGAAACCGAAACCAGCATCGAGAAGAAAGGCCTCGCGCCGAGCCGTCAGCAGATCGACGACACCTTGCGTTCGATCCTCGCCGACGTGCTGGGCCTCGACGCCGACCGGGTCGAGGAATTCGACGCCGATACCGGCCTGTTCGGCCACCTTCCGGAACTGGATTCGATGGCGGTCGCCGGACTGCTGACCGAGATCGAGGATCGCTTGCACATCATCATCGAAGACGAAGATGTCGATGCGGAAATGATCGAGACCTACGGCGGCCTCCTCGCCTTTGCCGAAATGAAGGTCGTCGCGGCCTGATCATGCGCACTGTCACCAGCTGGCAGGCGCCCATCGGCGACGGCAAGACGCGCGAGGAGATCGCGCTCCAGTTCAGGCAGGATCGCCCTACCCGGCTGCTCGTCCTCCCGCCGCTGTTCGACGAAGGAAACAAGCTGCGCCACCAGCTGGTGGAGGTCATGCGCAGGCTCGACCTGTCGGGCATCGATAGCGTCCTGCCCGACCTTCCCGGGCAGAATGAAAGCCTGCTCACTCCCGAGAAACTGACGCTCGCGATGCTCGAAAATGCTGCGGCCGATGCTGCGCAGCATTTCGGCGCAACGCACTGTCTGTCGGTGCGCAATTCAGCCTGTTTCGCGCCGGTCGAATTGCCGGGCTGGAGCTATGCCCCGGTGTCCGGCTCATCCGCGATCCGCTCGCTCATGCGTGCGCGCAGCATCGCCGCGAAAGAGGCGGGGCGCGAGGAGGCTCTTTCCAATATCGAGGCACAGGCGCGGGATGGCGGCACCGAACTCGCCGGCTGGAAGCTCAGCGCACAATTCTTCGCCGAGATGATGGATGCGCAGCCGCGCGCGGCAGAAGCGCATACCGAGATCCGTCAGGAAGAAATCGGCGGAAAACCGCTCTGGCTGCGCGCGGAGCCGGACGACGATCCTGATCAGGCCGATGCACTTGCCGCCATCATCGCTGTCGGGATGCTAGAGACATGAGCCGTATCCCCCTCACCTTCGAATGCCAGGGCGTGAAGTGCGTCGGAACGCTCGATACCGCTCCCGGCCTCACCGGCCTGCTGATCGTCAATGGCGGCAATGAAATCCGCTCGGGCGCTTTTCAGGGCCAGTCCCGTCTCGCAGCCCGGATCGCCAAGGCTGGCTTTCCGGTCTTCCGCTTCGACCGCCGCGGAACCGGAGACAGCGATGGCGAGAACCGCGGCTTCCGCAAGAGCCGCAAGGACATCCTCGCTGCTATCGAGGCCTTCCAGGCCACTACCCCGCAGATGACCCGCATCGTCGCCTTCGGCAACTGCGATGCTGCGAGCGCGTTGATGCTCGCCTCGGGCGCCGGGTGCGATCGCCTTATCCTCGCAAACCCGTGGACCTTCGAGGACGGTGCGGTCGAGCAAACTCCCGATGCGGTGCGCACGCGCTACCTGGCGAAACTCGCCAAGCGCGGTGAATGGAAGCGTCTGCTGACCGGCGGCGTGAACCTTCGCAAGCTGGCAAAGGGGCTCGTGGCAGCGGCCAAGCCGGCTGCTCCTCCCTCGGCACTGACCGACGAGATGCGAGCGGGCCTCGCCGAGTTCGGCGGAAGCTACAAGTTCCTGATTGCGGGGCGCGACCGTACGGGTCTCGCTTTCGAGAAAAGCTGGCGTGGCGATGAGCAGCGCATTGCCCGATGCGAAGGCGCCACCCATGGCTTCGTCGAAGCTGAAGCGGCGCAGTGGCTCGAAAAGAAGCTGCTCGGCACGCTGCGCAAGACCGACTAGCGCTCGAACAGGCTGGTCAGTTCGACATGGGTCGACCAGCGGAACTGGCCGACGGGTCGCAGTTTCGTGAGGCGATAGCCTGCATCGACCAACGTTCTCGCATCGCGCGCCCAGCTCGATGGATTGCAGCTGACATAGGCGATCCTGCCGACGCTCGAACCGGCAAGCTGCGCGACCTGCTCGCGTGCACCGGCACGCGGCGGGTCGAGCACGACGGCATCGAAGCGGCTGCATTCCTCGCTCGTGAGCGGGTTGCGGAAGAGGTCCCGGTGAAGGCCTGCAACCTCGAGCCCGCTGGATCGTGCGGCGGTTAGGCAAGCGGCATGCGCGTCCCTCGCCCCCTCGACTGCGAGCAGCTTGCGTCCTTCCATCAGGCCGAAGGTGAATGTCCCGAGACCCGCAAACAGGTCGGCGATCGTCCCGGCACCGCTCAGGAAGCTGGCGACGTCCGTGACAAGCTGCGCCTCTCCATCCAGCGTCGGTTGCAGGAAGGCCTTGTGCGGCATCCGCACCGCAACGCCATTGAAGCTGACGGTGACCGGTTCGGGCTCCCAATGCAGTTCCGGACCGAAACCCTGGTCGACCGAGAGGCGCGCAAGGCCATGCTCGCGCGCGAAATCCTGCAGCCGCTCGATCGCCTGCAAGCCCTCGACTTCGAGTTTGGCGAATTCGCAGACGATACCCTGGTCCGCGACGGCAAGATGGCAGTCTATGCTCCCGCGCTGGCGGAATGCGCTGAGCAGCTTGCGAAGCGGGCCGACTAGCGCTGCCAATTGCGGCAGGAGGACCGGGCATTCGCGCAGGTCGACGATCTTGTGCGATTTCTCCTCGCGGAAACCGAGTGCAGCGCCCTTGCCCGGCACGCCATGCAGCGTCGCGCGTCGCCGAGTACCGGGCGGCGAGCAGTAGGTTTCGAGCACTTCCCCGGGTGAAATGTCTTGCCCATCTGCCGCATCGAGCACCCGGCGCGTGACGAACTCGCGCCACGCTGTCTCATCGGCATGCTGCAACTGGCACCCGCCGCATTTCCCGAAATGGCGGCACGGCGGATCGGCGTGGTGCGGTCCGAACTGGAGCGAGCCATCGGGAAGCAGCACGTCACCGGGCACTCCGCCCGCGACGTGCTTGCCGCCAGCGGTCAGTCCGTCACCGCGCGCAGCGATGCGGACGATCGGATCGCCTTCGCTCACAGGCAGGCGGCGAGCGCTAGCGGGACGGCGTCAGCAAGCTCGTCGGCCGTGAAAGCCGGGCCGCACTGGCGCGCAGCTTCGCCATGGAGCCAGACGGCACGACATGCTGCATCGAACGGATCGTCGCCCGTCGCCAAGCGGCTGGCGACTATGCCTGCAAGCACGTCACCGCTGCCGGCAACCGAGAGCCAGCTGGATGCAGGTTCGAACGCGCCAAGGAGGATGGTTTCGCCATCCTCGTCGCCTTCGCCATGGACGGTCGTGTCCGGACCCTTGGCGATGACCGTCATCCCGGTTGCCCCCTGCAGGCCCGCGGCCTTGTGACGCTTGGTTTCACCCTCGACGCCGAATGCCTTGCACAGCGTGTTGAGCTCGCCCTCGTGCGGCGTCGCCACGATCGATTCCGGATCGGCATCCTGCAGCATCGAGTAATCGAGAATCTGCAGCGCATCGGCGTCGAGGACAGTCGGCAATTGCAGGTCTAGCGCGAGGCGCAGCCGCTCGCGCGCAACGTCGCCGATGCCGAGGCCAGGACCGATCAGCAACGCATCGAGCCGCGGGTCCTCGAGCGACACGTCGAGCGCCTGCGTGTCGACGACGAGGCTGTGCGGAACGTGGTCGGGCTTTTCCGGCGTGAAGAGCTTCACATAGCCAGCACCCGCATGCATCGCGGCCTTTGCCGACAGCATGGGTGCACCGGGCATCTCGCCGCCGATCACCGCGAGCAATCCGCGCGTGTATTTGTGTGCGCCCGCCCAAGGGCCCCGAATGGCGGGTCGCCGCATCAGATAGGCGCCCGACTTGCATCCCTCCACCCCGATGTCGACGAGGTGCAACCGCCCCATCTGCGTCGCCGCAAGGCCGCAGAAATGCGCGTATTTCCACGCGCCGAGCGCGACGGTGCAGTCATAGCCGTAAGACCGGTCGAAATAGTCGCCGCTATCGGCCTCGATCCCGCTCGGCAGGTCGATCGCCACCGAGAGGTCGTGGCCGAGGAATGCTTTCTCGATTTCGCCCAACAGTTCGGGCGAGAGGCCGCGCGTCAGGCCGCTGCCAAACAGGCAGTCGACGAAGACGTGGCCTGTGGTTTTCCCGATGGAGGCTTGCACGTTCCCGGCAAAGAGCGAACGGGCGGTGCGTGCCGCGTCGGTCTTGGGTTCCATCGGCGCCACGACGGTCACCGGTACGCTGCGCTCGTGCAGCGCCTGTGCGATCACATAGCCGTCGCCGCCATTGTTTCCCGGTCCGCAAAGGATTGTGACAGGCCGCCCCGCCCCTATCCGCCAGACGATCTCGGCCGCACCGCGCCCGGCGCGCTGCATCAGCTCGTCGACGCTGGTTCCGGCATCCATCAGTGCCTTTTCCGCCGCCTGCATCTGCGCGACGGAGAGGATCTGGTCAGCTTTGCGGTTCGTCATTGCCATCGAGCCGAACCGGTAGGCGATAACGGTCGGTTCCGACAACCACTTCGAGCCGCTGCGGATCGCCGCCGAGCGAATTGGTCGCAACATCCGCACCGTCGAGAGCTTCGAGGCCGGACAAGTCGGACTGCACGCGGAAGCGCCGGAAGCCGCCGTCAGGGTGACGGATCACGACCTGCGTTGCGCCCTCGACCTCGGCAAATTCGATGAAGCAATCAGGGCCGAACTCACTCCCTTCGCCGAGCGCGCATTCGACGACCTGCGCGCCTTCATCGGCCACGGGCTGGGTCTCGCCCGAGCCTCCGCAACCTGCGAGCAGGAAAGCTGAAAAGGCGGCGCTAAATATCCGCAAAGACGTGTTTTTCCTTGGCTGCGCCCGGATGAGTGACTGCGCCCTTGCTGGCCGGACCGACATTCTGTGCATAGCGCCACAGCGCGCCCGATTGGTAGTCGTTCTCGCGCGGCTGCCACGCCTTGCGACGCGCCTTGAGAGTTGCTTCGTCCACCTCGAGCTCGATCGTTCCTGTGACGGCATCGATCGAAATGGTGTCGCCATCCTCGACCAGCGCGATCGGGCCGCCCTCTGCCGCCTCGGGGCCGACATGCCCGATACAGAACCCGCGGGTCGCGCCAGAGAACCGCCCGTCGGTGATGAGCGCGACCTTCTCGCCCATGCCCTGACCGTAGAGCGCGGCCGTGGTCGCCAGCATTTCGCGCATGCCCGGGCCGCCCTTGGGGCCTTCGTAGCGAATGACGATCACGCTGCCTTCGGCGATATCGCGCTTCTCGACCGCTTCGAAAGCATCTTCCTCGCATTCGAAGACCCGTGCCGGGCCCGAAAACTGGAGGCGTTCCATCCCCGCGACTTTCACGATCGCGCCATCGGGGGCGAGCGAGCCCTTGAGGCCGACGACACCGCCGGTCGGCGTGATCGGGTTCTTCACGTCGTAGAAGACCTTCTGGTCCGGGTTCCAGGTGATCTCCTCGATGTTCTCGCCCAGCGTCTTGCCGGTCACGGTCATCGGTTCGGGGTCGATGAAGCCGCCGTCGAGCAGCGTCTTCATGGCCATGTACACACCACCGGCCTCGTGCAAGTCCTTGGCGACATATTGCCCGCCGGGCTTGAGGTCCGCGATATAAGGCGTTGATTTGAATATCTCGGCGACGTCGAAGAGGTCGAATT is a window of Erythrobacter sp. HKB08 DNA encoding:
- a CDS encoding pyridoxal-dependent decarboxylase, exosortase A system-associated, yielding MKPLGPIPAGFETLDGELSIGGRSASSLVEEAGRTPLFVYSRDRLDARIAELRAALPERIGINYAIKANPFAPVVEHMAKLVDGFDIASGGELELAQSVGLDMAKVSFAGPGKRDEELMAAIRAGVTLNSESAGEVDRALGLAEWLGMTPRIALRVNPSFELRGSGMKMGGGAKPFGIDEEQVPAIARKVIESGAEWRGLHIFTGSQALSADAIIETQGNVLALADRLAGEIGAPLPKLNMGGGFGIPYFHGDEPLDLAAVGAAMTQKVASLPDSLAETELCLELGRYLVGEAGVYLTRIVDRKESHGTTYLVTDGGLHHQLAASGNFGTVVRRNYPVAIANRFDAQPEEEVYVVGCLCTPLDRLADGAHLPRADVGDFVAVFCAGAYGASASPSAFLGQGPAEEMLV
- a CDS encoding acyl-CoA ligase (AMP-forming), exosortase A system-associated, which gives rise to MSLPSLPQAKPLDHLAECGKAGDPALVLKGETLSYEALRTRVSRLSQWLIDHVPEKGSRVASWSSKGELTCLMPLAAARAGLVHVPINPLLKHAQAKHILHDCGASMLIGNKGRIASLQEGDVPHGCAVIEETEALSQAIVLESGLGPSDNDPEELCAILYTSGSTGRPKGVMLSHANLWLGAVSVADYLGMAADDVTLGVLPLSFDYGQNQLLSTWFAGGSVVPFDYLFARDVVKACAKHGVTTLAAVPPLWVQLTEIEWSEDAVAPMRRMTNSGGALTIDLVRDLRSIFPDARLFPMYGLTEAFRSTYLDPSLVDEHPTSMGTAIPFAEILVIDDGGNIADPGEEGELVHCGPLVAQGYWQDAERTAERFKPAPQVSKFGGMAVWSGDRVKREANGLLYFVGRRDAMIKSAGNRISPQEVEEAALASGLVAEAVALGVPDERLGHAVHLIARAERGAEDAESELPKYLARELPNFMQPQVIHWREAMPLNPNGKIDRTALKRELAA
- a CDS encoding GNAT family N-acetyltransferase; this encodes MTRVSYHDTVNVLQAMNFAGEGPFARPEWFALLAERKEDVLLAVAEDGDKRVALPLMRKGRMFEPLRNWYSFSWRPLGQDAAVLETLARDLKSQASHIVLSPLPDEDRSACDLQCAFNGAGWFTVLERCDTNHVLRVAGRSFAEYWAGRPGKMRTTLKRKARKVDVRILECFDEQAWADYQAIYADSWKPTEGDPDLLEAFARQEGAAGRIRLGIAVADGQPVAAQFWTVEDGTAYIHKLAHIEAAKPLSAGTTLSAALFEHVIDRDHVELVDFGTGDDPYKRDWMDGERPRYRLECLDPSNPRLWPRILRLALRKLAKRTGRS
- a CDS encoding acyl carrier protein; amino-acid sequence: MAGETETSIEKKGLAPSRQQIDDTLRSILADVLGLDADRVEEFDADTGLFGHLPELDSMAVAGLLTEIEDRLHIIIEDEDVDAEMIETYGGLLAFAEMKVVAA
- a CDS encoding hydrolase 1, exosortase A system-associated yields the protein MSRIPLTFECQGVKCVGTLDTAPGLTGLLIVNGGNEIRSGAFQGQSRLAARIAKAGFPVFRFDRRGTGDSDGENRGFRKSRKDILAAIEAFQATTPQMTRIVAFGNCDAASALMLASGAGCDRLILANPWTFEDGAVEQTPDAVRTRYLAKLAKRGEWKRLLTGGVNLRKLAKGLVAAAKPAAPPSALTDEMRAGLAEFGGSYKFLIAGRDRTGLAFEKSWRGDEQRIARCEGATHGFVEAEAAQWLEKKLLGTLRKTD
- a CDS encoding class I SAM-dependent RNA methyltransferase yields the protein MSEGDPIVRIAARGDGLTAGGKHVAGGVPGDVLLPDGSLQFGPHHADPPCRHFGKCGGCQLQHADETAWREFVTRRVLDAADGQDISPGEVLETYCSPPGTRRRATLHGVPGKGAALGFREEKSHKIVDLRECPVLLPQLAALVGPLRKLLSAFRQRGSIDCHLAVADQGIVCEFAKLEVEGLQAIERLQDFAREHGLARLSVDQGFGPELHWEPEPVTVSFNGVAVRMPHKAFLQPTLDGEAQLVTDVASFLSGAGTIADLFAGLGTFTFGLMEGRKLLAVEGARDAHAACLTAARSSGLEVAGLHRDLFRNPLTSEECSRFDAVVLDPPRAGAREQVAQLAGSSVGRIAYVSCNPSSWARDARTLVDAGYRLTKLRPVGQFRWSTHVELTSLFER
- a CDS encoding NAD(P)H-hydrate dehydratase — protein: MTNRKADQILSVAQMQAAEKALMDAGTSVDELMQRAGRGAAEIVWRIGAGRPVTILCGPGNNGGDGYVIAQALHERSVPVTVVAPMEPKTDAARTARSLFAGNVQASIGKTTGHVFVDCLFGSGLTRGLSPELLGEIEKAFLGHDLSVAIDLPSGIEADSGDYFDRSYGYDCTVALGAWKYAHFCGLAATQMGRLHLVDIGVEGCKSGAYLMRRPAIRGPWAGAHKYTRGLLAVIGGEMPGAPMLSAKAAMHAGAGYVKLFTPEKPDHVPHSLVVDTQALDVSLEDPRLDALLIGPGLGIGDVARERLRLALDLQLPTVLDADALQILDYSMLQDADPESIVATPHEGELNTLCKAFGVEGETKRHKAAGLQGATGMTVIAKGPDTTVHGEGDEDGETILLGAFEPASSWLSVAGSGDVLAGIVASRLATGDDPFDAACRAVWLHGEAARQCGPAFTADELADAVPLALAACL